In the genome of Candidatus Ornithobacterium hominis, the window CCCACCTCGGGGTCTCGGTAAACTCCTTGCCGAATGTTTTCATCAAGCATAAGCAATTCTTCTTCTTTATCTTCAAATAATTTATTCAGTACTGCATTTTTATGCCTCAAGACGTAATCTTTGTTCCATTGAGCATATTTATTGGGCCTAATTTTATAATTATTCTCCAAACCGTATACGTAAGTAAACGTTGCGCCAAATAGTAGAATCAATGTGGTGTAGTTAATCCAAATCATGATGAAAATGATGATACTTGCCGTGCCAAATCCCGAGCTGGGGTCTGCTACAGAAAAATAATAGCTGAGCAAATATTTCCCTAAGTTGAATAGTAGTGTAGTGACTAAACCTCCTATCCACACCATTTTCCATGGGATTTCGACATCTGGCAAAAACTTGTAAACCAAGGAGAAAAGCACACAAATAACGACAAAACTCAGTACAATATCTCCGATATTGAGCAAAAGTGTCCATTCTCCACCGATGTAAAATTCTAGTGAATCCTTGAAGCTAGAAAGCACCGAAGAGCTAATCACCGTGATGAGTAACAAAAGAGTGATAATCAAAATTAGCATCATCCCGTTGAGCCTGACTGTGATTAAATGTAAAATGCCACTATTGGGTTTCACCTCAACATTCCACTGATGATTAAGCGTCTGCTGAATTTGGAAGAATAAAGTTGTCGCACTAAAGATTAATGTTCCGATACCGATGACCTGAACGTACCACTCCGAATATGGGTCTAGGTAAGCATTTTGAATTAAATTCTCTATAAATTCTGCTGACTTTAGCCCCATCATATTTTGAATCTTCTCTACTACTTGACCTTGCATTGCTTTCTCGCCGTAGAATTGCCCCAACGTCCAGATAATCATGATTAAAAGTCCTGGTAGAGATAATATTGCATAATAAGAAATGATAGCACTTTGCCTGAAGGGGTCATTCTCAAACCAAACAAGAAAAGTTCTTCTTATAACTTCCCAGCATTTAAGTAGAAATTGTTTCATTATTCGTTTTTTCTCTTCAATTTTTA includes:
- a CDS encoding YihY/virulence factor BrkB family protein, which codes for MKQFLLKCWEVIRRTFLVWFENDPFRQSAIISYYAILSLPGLLIMIIWTLGQFYGEKAMQGQVVEKIQNMMGLKSAEFIENLIQNAYLDPYSEWYVQVIGIGTLIFSATTLFFQIQQTLNHQWNVEVKPNSGILHLITVRLNGMMLILIITLLLLITVISSSVLSSFKDSLEFYIGGEWTLLLNIGDIVLSFVVICVLFSLVYKFLPDVEIPWKMVWIGGLVTTLLFNLGKYLLSYYFSVADPSSGFGTASIIIFIMIWINYTTLILLFGATFTYVYGLENNYKIRPNKYAQWNKDYVLRHKNAVLNKLFEDKEEELLMLDENIRQGVYRDPEVGESSKTYIDEIGIKKSSSIFSTVKSKLKKLGTWRKEK